GGCTCGGCGAGCGTCGCCGCTTTATCTGGCGACAGACGGAAAGCGGGGCAGCCGTGGAGTTTTACCGTGAAGAGCCTCTCCCTGCTCCGGTGAACTACGGCTGTCTGCCCGGCACACGGAACCCCGCCGATGAAGCAGAGATTGACGCCGTGTGGCTCGGACCGGCCCGAAAGGTCGGCGAGTCGACCTTTCTGCCACCCGGAGGCCTGCTCTGGCTGTCCGACGGAGATCACAAGGTGATTTTTGGCGATCCCGGCAGTGTCGCTGAGGGGAGCATGGGCAGTATTCAGGCCCTGCTGGATTGGTTCCCGGCCTCACGGGGTGCGCGCGTGCGCTCTGCCGAGGCTGCCTGGGCGTGGTTGCGCAGTCTGCGGCCCTAAAGCGGTTGTCAAAGACATGGATAGGTTTTTGATCCATGTCTTTGACCGAGCGGAGAGCGCGCAGTGCCCGAAACCGCTTTTGGGCACGGTGTCAGCGCGGGGAGCGAGTGACCTTGACCAGGAGCGTTTGGAAGCGGGCAGGCATCCTCATGGGCGTCCGTTCTGCCCAAGACGCGGGCAGGCGTCCTTCAGGGCGTCTTGCGCAGGACAACGGAATTGATGGTGTGTCTTCCGCCAAGGGTGGAGTGGACAAACGCTTTAAGGCTCCAGGCGAGTTAGGCTGAACCCATGACCATTCGGGAGTTGGAGGACCAGCAGCTCTTGCGGCTGCGCGAGGTGTTCGGGGAGCGGGTCAGCACGGTGAAAGCCGATCTCATCGCGCACGGGC
The Deinococcus peraridilitoris DSM 19664 genome window above contains:
- a CDS encoding inorganic pyrophosphatase, whose translation is MISGQAGALQGVRGVVEWRLGERRRFIWRQTESGAAVEFYREEPLPAPVNYGCLPGTRNPADEAEIDAVWLGPARKVGESTFLPPGGLLWLSDGDHKVIFGDPGSVAEGSMGSIQALLDWFPASRGARVRSAEAAWAWLRSLRP